Proteins from a single region of Neodiprion virginianus isolate iyNeoVirg1 chromosome 4, iyNeoVirg1.1, whole genome shotgun sequence:
- the LOC124302420 gene encoding solute carrier family 12 member 8 isoform X1 codes for MESQGGNENTAAVHDQNVEWSRYGLGSGGNRRTFRRETGGYEEFGPEMYQSTGANELFAQEHSSDPWWKSNFFISQPVLFGTWDGVFTSCLINIFGVIVFLRSGWIVGQAGVLNAVLIILSTVCVALVSVLSAVGICERCRVESGGVYFLLSHVLGSRFGGSIGLLYCFGQAVGCALNVLGFGESMAGLVGLESTWAQRGFASAAVILLSVINLAGVKWVIKLQFILLLILLLAGLDFMVGSFVHVNIEAGFEGWLSGNLRNNTLPDYQDGYSWFTVFGVFFPTVTGVLAGINMSGDLRHPSTDIPNGTLSALGTGTILYLCFSLFLGATCTRETLRNDFMIASTVSLISVLLLAGLYVSSFSSCLGAMYGTPRVLQSIASQNVIPGINCLQRGKGPNKVPVYAMVVVAVITLTFIVTGQINTLAPIVTMPFLLTYACMDYAYFALAQTFDLQHIREQRFRNQTPTFDRGYGAAGQNESTEIDNDLDSLFPERIRHKTLARNSSISESTSQVSSPAADENASVVNTEERPHIHNKLGNWYSPLCNRWASLIGALVKLLIMFLVHWGYAIANIIVVFLVWSYIGHANPAVKPGISAEFKFFKWLKNAILKLMGKRVSDYEQIVVTPNHPGVEISSSQLNEENEDFAGRRRYHQTSTITGHYVNMD; via the exons ATGGAATCACAAGGAGGTAATGAAAACACTGCTGCAGTGCATGACCAAAATGTCGAGTGGTCAAGGTATGGACTTGGCAGTGGAGGAAATCGAAGAACCTTTAGAAGAGAAACTGGTGGTTACGAAGAATTTGGTCCTGAGATGTACCAGTCGACAGGAGCAAACGAGCTCTTTGCCCAAGAACAT aGTTCAGATCCATGGTGGAAATCGAACTTTTTCATATCGCAACCAGTTTTGTTTGGAACTTGGGACGGGGTCTTCACATCTTGTTTAATCAACATTTTTGGCGTCATTGTATTTTTGAGGTCTGGTTGGATTGTTGGACAAGCTGGCGTCTTAAATGCTGTACTGATAATTCTGTCAACCG TTTGCGTTGCACTGGTATCCGTTCTTTCTGCCGTTGGGATTTGTGAACGATGTCGTGTAGAAAGCGGAGGTGTTTATTTCTTATTATCACATGTCCTTGGATCCCGATTTGGTGGGTCTATAGGACTACTTTACTGTTTTGGTCAA GCTGTTGGTTGCGCCCTAAATGTTTTGGGTTTTGGCGAATCCATGGCTGGTCTGGTGGGGTTGGAATCCACATGGGCCCAAAGAGGTTTTGCTAGCGCAGCTGTAATACTCTTGTCAGTAATTAACTTAGCCGGTGTTAAATGGGTCATCAAGTTAcagtttattttattgttaatccTACTATTGGCAGGGTTGGATTTTATGGTCGGCAGCTTTGTCCATGTAAACATTG AGGCTGGTTTCGAAGGTTGGCTATctggaaatttgagaaacaacaCTTTACCCGATTACCAAGATGGCTATAGTTGGTTCACAGTGttcggtgttttttttcccaccgTTACTGGGGTACTTGCAGGAATAAATATGAGTGGTGATTTGAGACATCCGTCAACAGATATTCCAAATGGCACGTTATCAGCTCTAGGAACTGG gaCAATTCTCTACCTTTgcttttcattatttctcgGAGCAACTTGCACCAGGGAAACTTTACGCAATGACTTCATGATAGCGTCGACTGTTTCTTTAATATCCGTTTTACTATTGGCTGGATTATACGTTTCGTCATTTAGTAGCTGCTTAGGTGCTATGTATGGCACTCCTAGAGTTCTACAATCCATTGCAAGTCAGAATGTAATACCAGGAATCAACTGCTTGCAAAGAGGA AAAGGTCCCAACAAAGTTCCCGTATACGCTATGGTGGTGGTCGCTGTTATCACATTGACATTCATAGTAACGGGGCAAATCAACACTCTGGCACCTATTGTGACTATGCCGTTTTTACTAACGTATGCATGTATGGATTACGCATATTTTGCACTGGCACAAACGTTTGACTTGCAACACATCAGAGAACAAAGATTTCGGAATCAAACGCCGACTTTTGATCGAGGCTACGGAGCTGCGGGTCAGAATGAATCAACGGAAATTGACAACGATTTGGATAGTCTGTTTCCTGAGAGAATCAGACATAAAACTTTAGCT CGTAATTCAAGCATCTCAGAAAGCACAAGTCAGGTTTCTTCTCCAGCTGCTGATGAAAATGCGAGCGTTGTGAACACAGAAGAACGGCCTCATATACACAATAAGTTGGGAAATTGGTACAGTCCTCTATGCAATAGATGGGCTTCTTTAATCGGG GCTCTGGTGAAGTTGCTGATCATGTTTTTGGTTCACTGGGGCTATGCGATAGCTAATATCATTgttgtatttcttgtatggaGTTACATTGGCCATGCTAATCCTGCAGTGAAACCGGGAATATCTgctgaatttaaatttttcaaatggcTCAAAAATGCAATACTAAAATTGATGGG GAAACGAGTTTCGGATTACGAGCAAATTGTAGTAACACCAAATCATCCAGGTGTAGAAATATCTTCCTCTCAACTTAACGAAGAGAATGAAGATTTTGCCGGAAGACGAAGATATCATCAAACTTCAACCATAACCGGTCATTACGTGAACATGGATTGA
- the LOC124302068 gene encoding T-complex protein 1 subunit epsilon-like isoform X1 — translation MSFPGSIAFDEYGRPFIILRDQDKQSRLTGNDAIKSHILAARSIANTLKTSLGPKGLDKMLVSSDGDVTVTNDGATILKNMDVDHEIAKLMVQLSQSQDDEIGDGTTGVVVLAGALMEQAEQLLDKGIHPIRIADGFELAAQCANNHLDTIAEAFPVNLKDLEPLIKTAMTTLGSKIINKCHRQMAEIAVNAVMAVADLETRDVNFELIKLEGKVGGRLEDTMLVRGVVVDKDFSHPQMPKRLENVKLAILTCPFEPPKPKTKHKLDVTSVEDYRALREYEREKFTQMVSQVKQAGATLAICQWGFDDEANHLLLQEHLPAVRWVGGPEIELIAIATGGRIVPRFEELTPDKLGYAGVVRELTFGTTKDRMLVIEECKNSRAVTIFIRGGNKMIIEEAKRSIHDALCAVRNLVTDGRIVYGGGAAEVSCALACAAHADKISTLEQYAFRAFADALEAIPMALAENAGLSPVDALAEAKARQLTESNSSLGIDCMNVGTTDMKVQNVIESLKSKQQQILLATQLVKMILKIDDIRSPSDNGMGC, via the exons ATGTCTTTTCCTGGTTCTATCGCGTTCGATGAGTACGGAAGACCTTTTATTATCTTGCGTGATCAAGACAAGCAGAGTCGCTTGACCGGCAATGATGCGATTAAG TCGCATATCTTGGCAGCTCGGAGTATTGCCAATACTTTAAAAACATCTTTGGGTCCCAAAGGTTTGGACAAGATGTTAGTTAGTTCCGATGGTGATGTAACAGTAACCAATGATGGAGCTACGATCTTGAAAAACATGGACGTAGATCATGAAATCGCCAAGTTGATGGTGCAGCTTTCTCAATCGCAGGATGATGAGATAGGCGATGGCACAACTGGTGTTGTTG TATTGGCTGGCGCGCTAATGGAGCAAGCTGAACAGCTCTTAGACAAAGGAATTCACCCAATCCGAATAGCTGATGGTTTCGAGCTTGCAGCCCAATGTGCGAACAACCATTTAGACACTATTGCGGAGGCTTTCCCAGTCAACCTCAAAGACTTGGAACCTCTAATCAAGACTGCCATGACTACTCTTGGTTCCAAAAT caTCAACAAGTGTCACCGACAAATGGCGGAGATTGCTGTGAATGCAGTGATGGCTGTCGCTGATTTGGAGACACGAGACgtcaattttgaattgatcAAACTAGAGGGTAAAGTTGGAGGACGCCTTGAAGACACAATGTTAGTTCGTGGCGTTGTTGTAGACAAAGACTTCAGTCATCCTCAAATGCCTAAG AGGTTGGAGAATGTGAAATTGGCAATTCTTACTTGTCCATTTGAGCCGCCAAAACCGAAAACTAAACATAAGCTTGACGTGACTTCTGTAGAGGACTACAGAGCATTACGAGAATACgaacgtgaaaaattcactCAAATGGTATCTCAAGTCAAACAAGCCGGGGCAACGCTCGCTATTTGCCAGTGGGGATTTGACGACGAAGCCAATCACCTTCTCCTCCAGGAACACCTGCCCGCTGTGCGGTGGGTCGGTGGTCCCGAAATCGAG TTGATTGCCATCGCTACCGGCGGTCGTATCGTTCCTCGATTCGAAGAATTGACTCCTGATAAATTGGGATACGCGGGTGTGGTCAGAGAGTTGACTTTTGGAACCACAAAGGACCGCATGCTCGTCATTGAGGAATGCAAAAACTCACGAGCAGTAACCATATTCATTCGTGGAGGCAATAAAATG ATTATTGAGGAAGCGAAACGTTCGATCCATGATGCACTTTGTGCTGTGCGCAATCTTGTAACGGATGGAAGAATAGTTTATGGAGGTGGAGCAGCTGAAGTTTCCTGTGCATTGGCATGCGCCGCTCATGCCGACAAGATCAGCACCCTTGAGCAGTATGCATTCCGTGCATTTGCTGATGCGCTCGAGGCCATCCCCATGGCATTGGCAGAAAACGCAGGACTTTCTCCTGTCGATGCTCTTGCTGAAGCCAAGGCGCGCCAGTTGACAGAATCAAACTCTAGTCTTGGAATTGATTGCATGAACGTTGGCACAACCG acatGAAAGTCCAGAACGTCATTGAATCTCTGAAGAGTAAGCAGCAGCAAATCTTACTTGCTACGCAATTAGTGAAAATGATATTGAAGATCGATGATATCAGGTCTCCCAGTGACAACGGTATGGGATGTTAA
- the LOC124302068 gene encoding T-complex protein 1 subunit epsilon-like isoform X2 codes for MSHILAARSIANTLKTSLGPKGLDKMLVSSDGDVTVTNDGATILKNMDVDHEIAKLMVQLSQSQDDEIGDGTTGVVVLAGALMEQAEQLLDKGIHPIRIADGFELAAQCANNHLDTIAEAFPVNLKDLEPLIKTAMTTLGSKIINKCHRQMAEIAVNAVMAVADLETRDVNFELIKLEGKVGGRLEDTMLVRGVVVDKDFSHPQMPKRLENVKLAILTCPFEPPKPKTKHKLDVTSVEDYRALREYEREKFTQMVSQVKQAGATLAICQWGFDDEANHLLLQEHLPAVRWVGGPEIELIAIATGGRIVPRFEELTPDKLGYAGVVRELTFGTTKDRMLVIEECKNSRAVTIFIRGGNKMIIEEAKRSIHDALCAVRNLVTDGRIVYGGGAAEVSCALACAAHADKISTLEQYAFRAFADALEAIPMALAENAGLSPVDALAEAKARQLTESNSSLGIDCMNVGTTDMKVQNVIESLKSKQQQILLATQLVKMILKIDDIRSPSDNGMGC; via the exons atg TCGCATATCTTGGCAGCTCGGAGTATTGCCAATACTTTAAAAACATCTTTGGGTCCCAAAGGTTTGGACAAGATGTTAGTTAGTTCCGATGGTGATGTAACAGTAACCAATGATGGAGCTACGATCTTGAAAAACATGGACGTAGATCATGAAATCGCCAAGTTGATGGTGCAGCTTTCTCAATCGCAGGATGATGAGATAGGCGATGGCACAACTGGTGTTGTTG TATTGGCTGGCGCGCTAATGGAGCAAGCTGAACAGCTCTTAGACAAAGGAATTCACCCAATCCGAATAGCTGATGGTTTCGAGCTTGCAGCCCAATGTGCGAACAACCATTTAGACACTATTGCGGAGGCTTTCCCAGTCAACCTCAAAGACTTGGAACCTCTAATCAAGACTGCCATGACTACTCTTGGTTCCAAAAT caTCAACAAGTGTCACCGACAAATGGCGGAGATTGCTGTGAATGCAGTGATGGCTGTCGCTGATTTGGAGACACGAGACgtcaattttgaattgatcAAACTAGAGGGTAAAGTTGGAGGACGCCTTGAAGACACAATGTTAGTTCGTGGCGTTGTTGTAGACAAAGACTTCAGTCATCCTCAAATGCCTAAG AGGTTGGAGAATGTGAAATTGGCAATTCTTACTTGTCCATTTGAGCCGCCAAAACCGAAAACTAAACATAAGCTTGACGTGACTTCTGTAGAGGACTACAGAGCATTACGAGAATACgaacgtgaaaaattcactCAAATGGTATCTCAAGTCAAACAAGCCGGGGCAACGCTCGCTATTTGCCAGTGGGGATTTGACGACGAAGCCAATCACCTTCTCCTCCAGGAACACCTGCCCGCTGTGCGGTGGGTCGGTGGTCCCGAAATCGAG TTGATTGCCATCGCTACCGGCGGTCGTATCGTTCCTCGATTCGAAGAATTGACTCCTGATAAATTGGGATACGCGGGTGTGGTCAGAGAGTTGACTTTTGGAACCACAAAGGACCGCATGCTCGTCATTGAGGAATGCAAAAACTCACGAGCAGTAACCATATTCATTCGTGGAGGCAATAAAATG ATTATTGAGGAAGCGAAACGTTCGATCCATGATGCACTTTGTGCTGTGCGCAATCTTGTAACGGATGGAAGAATAGTTTATGGAGGTGGAGCAGCTGAAGTTTCCTGTGCATTGGCATGCGCCGCTCATGCCGACAAGATCAGCACCCTTGAGCAGTATGCATTCCGTGCATTTGCTGATGCGCTCGAGGCCATCCCCATGGCATTGGCAGAAAACGCAGGACTTTCTCCTGTCGATGCTCTTGCTGAAGCCAAGGCGCGCCAGTTGACAGAATCAAACTCTAGTCTTGGAATTGATTGCATGAACGTTGGCACAACCG acatGAAAGTCCAGAACGTCATTGAATCTCTGAAGAGTAAGCAGCAGCAAATCTTACTTGCTACGCAATTAGTGAAAATGATATTGAAGATCGATGATATCAGGTCTCCCAGTGACAACGGTATGGGATGTTAA
- the LOC124302420 gene encoding solute carrier family 12 member 8 isoform X2, whose translation MESQGGNENTAAVHDQNVEWSRYGLGSGGNRRTFRRETGGYEEFGPEMYQSTGANELFAQEHSSDPWWKSNFFISQPVLFGTWDGVFTSCLINIFGVIVFLRSGWIVGQAGVLNAVLIILSTVCVALVSVLSAVGICERCRVESGGVYFLLSHVLGSRFGGSIGLLYCFGQAVGCALNVLGFGESMAGLVGLESTWAQRGFASAAVILLSVINLAGVKWVIKLQFILLLILLLAGLDFMVGSFVHVNIEAGFEGWLSGNLRNNTLPDYQDGYSWFTVFGVFFPTVTGVLAGINMSGDLRHPSTDIPNGTLSALGTGTILYLCFSLFLGATCTRETLRNDFMIASTVSLISVLLLAGLYVSSFSSCLGAMYGTPRVLQSIASQNVIPGINCLQRGKGPNKVPVYAMVVVAVITLTFIVTGQINTLAPIVTMPFLLTYACMDYAYFALAQTFDLQHIREQRFRNQTPTFDRGYGAAGQNESTEIDNDLDSLFPERIRHKTLARNSSISESTSQVSSPAADENASVVNTEERPHIHNKLGNWYSPLCNRWASLIGETSFGLRANCSNTKSSRCRNIFLST comes from the exons ATGGAATCACAAGGAGGTAATGAAAACACTGCTGCAGTGCATGACCAAAATGTCGAGTGGTCAAGGTATGGACTTGGCAGTGGAGGAAATCGAAGAACCTTTAGAAGAGAAACTGGTGGTTACGAAGAATTTGGTCCTGAGATGTACCAGTCGACAGGAGCAAACGAGCTCTTTGCCCAAGAACAT aGTTCAGATCCATGGTGGAAATCGAACTTTTTCATATCGCAACCAGTTTTGTTTGGAACTTGGGACGGGGTCTTCACATCTTGTTTAATCAACATTTTTGGCGTCATTGTATTTTTGAGGTCTGGTTGGATTGTTGGACAAGCTGGCGTCTTAAATGCTGTACTGATAATTCTGTCAACCG TTTGCGTTGCACTGGTATCCGTTCTTTCTGCCGTTGGGATTTGTGAACGATGTCGTGTAGAAAGCGGAGGTGTTTATTTCTTATTATCACATGTCCTTGGATCCCGATTTGGTGGGTCTATAGGACTACTTTACTGTTTTGGTCAA GCTGTTGGTTGCGCCCTAAATGTTTTGGGTTTTGGCGAATCCATGGCTGGTCTGGTGGGGTTGGAATCCACATGGGCCCAAAGAGGTTTTGCTAGCGCAGCTGTAATACTCTTGTCAGTAATTAACTTAGCCGGTGTTAAATGGGTCATCAAGTTAcagtttattttattgttaatccTACTATTGGCAGGGTTGGATTTTATGGTCGGCAGCTTTGTCCATGTAAACATTG AGGCTGGTTTCGAAGGTTGGCTATctggaaatttgagaaacaacaCTTTACCCGATTACCAAGATGGCTATAGTTGGTTCACAGTGttcggtgttttttttcccaccgTTACTGGGGTACTTGCAGGAATAAATATGAGTGGTGATTTGAGACATCCGTCAACAGATATTCCAAATGGCACGTTATCAGCTCTAGGAACTGG gaCAATTCTCTACCTTTgcttttcattatttctcgGAGCAACTTGCACCAGGGAAACTTTACGCAATGACTTCATGATAGCGTCGACTGTTTCTTTAATATCCGTTTTACTATTGGCTGGATTATACGTTTCGTCATTTAGTAGCTGCTTAGGTGCTATGTATGGCACTCCTAGAGTTCTACAATCCATTGCAAGTCAGAATGTAATACCAGGAATCAACTGCTTGCAAAGAGGA AAAGGTCCCAACAAAGTTCCCGTATACGCTATGGTGGTGGTCGCTGTTATCACATTGACATTCATAGTAACGGGGCAAATCAACACTCTGGCACCTATTGTGACTATGCCGTTTTTACTAACGTATGCATGTATGGATTACGCATATTTTGCACTGGCACAAACGTTTGACTTGCAACACATCAGAGAACAAAGATTTCGGAATCAAACGCCGACTTTTGATCGAGGCTACGGAGCTGCGGGTCAGAATGAATCAACGGAAATTGACAACGATTTGGATAGTCTGTTTCCTGAGAGAATCAGACATAAAACTTTAGCT CGTAATTCAAGCATCTCAGAAAGCACAAGTCAGGTTTCTTCTCCAGCTGCTGATGAAAATGCGAGCGTTGTGAACACAGAAGAACGGCCTCATATACACAATAAGTTGGGAAATTGGTACAGTCCTCTATGCAATAGATGGGCTTCTTTAATCGGG GAAACGAGTTTCGGATTACGAGCAAATTGTAGTAACACCAAATCATCCAGGTGTAGAAATATCTTCCTCTCAACTTAA